From a region of the Arachis ipaensis cultivar K30076 chromosome B09, Araip1.1, whole genome shotgun sequence genome:
- the LOC107619460 gene encoding uncharacterized protein LOC107619460 isoform X1: MLGKAELLRVPQSSAATPPKMPPSPTRGTVNSSEDLEATHLAAVKHAGEAEILRVPYHQRRLHHKTLPENPRRVTGSPRSTPIAAIPKQGCEGRTASRATNQRRLHHKMPPEPREESLEARELCCRCCSTAKVLPILGPLPAVHETVEPPSTVRHPELSRPLPVPGKLESRYFYPITRSRWFAEKMIEVSPFSSLDHATSFARQLWFNQSRIQSWLDAFSGQSHLYRAIRDAPASLMRELLFWDRKYRAKFGFEFITSTELWFTQKILDEVKVILPILPFDLSNLYHISLSM; encoded by the exons ATGCTGGGGAAAGCAGAACTCCTTCGCGTGCCACAATCATCAGCGGCGACTCCACCAAAAATGCCGCCATCGCCTACGCGAGGCACGGTGAATAGCAGCGAAGATCTGGAGGCCACACACCTCGCCGCCGTGAAACATGCTGGGGAAGCAGAAATCCTTCGCGTGCCTTATCATCAGCGGCGACTCCATCACAAAACGCTGCCAG AAAACCCGCGAAGAGTAACTGGTAGCCCTCGAAGCACACCCATTGCTGCAATTCCAAAACAAGGTTGTGAAGGCAGGACTGCTTCGCGTGCCACAAATCAGCGGCGATTGCATCATAAAATGCCACCAG AACCCCGCGAAGAGTCATTGGAAGCGCGCGAACTCTGCTGCCGTTGCTGCTCCACTGCGAAGGTGCTGCCGATCCTGGGTCCTCTGCCTGCCGTGCACGAAACTGTTGAGCCACCCTCCACTGTTCGCCATCCCGAGCTCTCGCGGCCTCTCCCTGTCCCTG GGAAATTGGAGAGCCGATACTTCTATCCCATTACCAGAAGCCGTTGGTTCGCAGAGAAGATGATAGAGGTGTCTCCATTCTCTTCGTTGGACCACGCAACATCCTTTGCAAGGCAGTTGTGGTTCAATCAGTCGCGTATACAGTCATGGCTGGATGCCTTTTCTGGACAAAGTCACCTCTATCGAGCCATTCGTGATGCGCCAGCTTCTCTGATGAGG GAATTGCTATTTTGGGACCGAAAGTACCGGGCTAAATTTGGGTTTGAGTTTATAACAAGTACGGAATTGTGGTTCACACAGAAAATACTTGACGAGGTGAAGGTAATACTTCCTATTTTACCTTTCGATTTATCTAATTTATACCACATCTCTCTATCTATGTAG
- the LOC110267086 gene encoding uncharacterized protein LOC110267086, with protein sequence MKTQNSGIYVTSDTRSYASKQDVNVAVGGVSYYGRLVDIIELNYSGQFNVVLFKCLWEDTTSGRGMRQDELGHTCVNFINPIHTGDREDDEPYILASEARLVFYVEDEVDNGWSVVVHVMPRDLFDIGENYEHCEVDFHPQICMTSLTEFDVEGLRLTRDEVLEESYDDVGDDCDEASDS encoded by the coding sequence ATGAAAACACAAAATAGTGGGATTTATGTCACTTCGGATACTAGGAGTTATGCAAGCAAACAGGATGTCAATGTTGCCGTCGGCGGTGTATCGTACTACGGGAGATTAGTAGACATCATCGAGCTAAATTACAGTGGTCAGTTCAACGTAGTCTTGTTCAAGTGTCTCTGGGAAGACACCACGTCGGGCAGAGGCATGCGACAAGACGAGTTGGGTCATACCTGTGTCAATTTTATCAATCCGATTCACACCGGTGATCGAGAAGACGATGAGCCGTACATCCTAGCATCTGAGGCGCGTCTTGTGTTCTATGTGGAGGATGAGGTGGACAACGGATGGAGTGTAGTAGTCCATGTGATGCCTAGAGATTTGTTTGACATAGGCGAAAATTATGAACATTGTGAGGTCGACTTTCACCCCCAAATCTGTATGACGAGCTTGACTGAATTTGATGTCGAAGGCTTGCGGTTGACAAGAGATGAGGTTTTAGAGGAATCCTACGATGACGTGGGTGATGATTGTGATGAGGCCTCCGATTCCTAA
- the LOC107619460 gene encoding uncharacterized protein LOC107619460 isoform X2 → MLGKAELLRVPQSSAATPPKMPPSPTRGTVNSSEDLEATHLAAVKHAGEAEILRVPYHQRRLHHKTLPENPRRVTGSPRSTPIAAIPKQGCEGRTASRATNQRRLHHKMPPEPREESLEARELCCRCCSTAKVLPILGPLPAVHETVEPPSTVRHPELSRPLPVPGFSFFVFSFFGLRISNSFYQ, encoded by the exons ATGCTGGGGAAAGCAGAACTCCTTCGCGTGCCACAATCATCAGCGGCGACTCCACCAAAAATGCCGCCATCGCCTACGCGAGGCACGGTGAATAGCAGCGAAGATCTGGAGGCCACACACCTCGCCGCCGTGAAACATGCTGGGGAAGCAGAAATCCTTCGCGTGCCTTATCATCAGCGGCGACTCCATCACAAAACGCTGCCAG AAAACCCGCGAAGAGTAACTGGTAGCCCTCGAAGCACACCCATTGCTGCAATTCCAAAACAAGGTTGTGAAGGCAGGACTGCTTCGCGTGCCACAAATCAGCGGCGATTGCATCATAAAATGCCACCAG AACCCCGCGAAGAGTCATTGGAAGCGCGCGAACTCTGCTGCCGTTGCTGCTCCACTGCGAAGGTGCTGCCGATCCTGGGTCCTCTGCCTGCCGTGCACGAAACTGTTGAGCCACCCTCCACTGTTCGCCATCCCGAGCTCTCGCGGCCTCTCCCTGTCCCTG gtttttcctTCTTTGTCTTTTCATTTTTTGGACTTCGGATCAGCAATTCTTTCTACCAGTAA
- the LOC107615803 gene encoding uncharacterized protein LOC107615803: MVDMSRGKFARLCVEVDPTKLLLGRYLINGREYHIEYEGIHHICFTCGRVDHDQQHCPNNKRKEEPIKKQQENQSAEANTGIQQENNSKKQQDLQKEKASTRKNDTGKQVITENNSSFGEWMVVQRPKREKKGQKEDVIRNGEETSRQREVPQTKRNQGRFGVLYIEENPKAQGQGIEEQREQEKDT, from the coding sequence ATGGTAGACATGAGCAGGGGCAAGTTTGCTAGGCTGTGCGTTGAAGTTGATCCAACCAAACTATTACTGGGGAGATATCTGATAAATGGTAGGGAGTACCACATTGAATATGAGGGTATCCACCATATTTGTTTCACCTGCGGAAGAGTAGATCATGATCAACAACATTGCCCAAACAATAAGAGAAAGGAAGAACCAATAAAAAAGCAACAAGAGAATCAAAGTGCTGAAGCTAATACAGGTATACAACAAGAAAACAACAGTAAAAAACAACAAGACCTGCAAAAAGAGAAAGCTAGCACAAGAAAGAATGACACGGGAAAGCAAGTAATTACTGAGAACAATAGTAGTTTTGGGGAATGGATGGTGGTCCAGAggccaaaaagagaaaagaaaggacAAAAAGAAGATGTTATCAGAAACGGAGAGGAAACAAGTAGACAAAGAGAAGTCCCACAAACAAAAAGAAACCAAGGCAGATTTGGCGTGCTATATATAGAGGAAAATCCAAAAGCCCAAGGGCAAGGAATTGAAGAACAAAGGGAACAAGAGAAAGACAcctga